A genome region from Streptomyces antimycoticus includes the following:
- a CDS encoding ABC transporter permease, whose product MFRTALRTLRSHRLRFAMPALAVVLGVAFVTGSLLYGDSVQAAVNRAHSNSQPDASVSITADSATADTAEAPALDDTLLRRLRALPSAGAARGVVEGRSFLVGSDGTLVGDLYQAAGVNYVPDDSGKDVRYPLTAGHGPRGATEIAVDRRTAERAGYRVGARVRIVVNGTARDARLVGVFTAHDSRVDSGGTLTAFDTATAQRHFAPTPNGYSAITLTAADGTSDAQLAEQAQKLLPPGLRAVTRADLESGAASEQDSDKLTTLLLSFAGVALFVSTFLVANTFTMLSAARAREHALLRAVGATRNHVMRMVLAEAALVGTAASAIGYGLGIGAANLLGSLFDASGAGSATVQAWSAKPLIAAFAVGIGVTVLAAYVPARRAAAVPPVAALRTVQPSSAASLRRRNTIGLIVTACGALLVAAAVGEPDLLFGAVPLLLVGLIVLTPLLALGVTGLLRSPLTRLAGIRGKLAVENARRNPRRTAATATTLMVGLAMVTAVTVVVTSVNRFDEQEVDSSMTSDLRITAVDFGEIGEGTTARVRRLADAEAVTPVIQTYLDIPHTTSLDVTAVDPAAVERAASLSVREGSLDRLGHGIAVTEELATAHGWRLGSRVSGTFTDASAHTPGTRTSLPVVAIYDGPDDLSPALVSDRALPRPTGAEDRPTISSVLVKAAPGRTAALREEIRRTLDNPALLVEDHADARAAATARTAPFLNIMYAMLSVTVLIGALGVVNTMGMAVFERVREIGLLRAIGLDRAGVGSVLRLESVTISLFGSALGVVAGTAIGAAAVLGQEVLPLVIPWDRAALFFVASAAIGVLASLWPGRQAARLPVLEAIGADTE is encoded by the coding sequence ATGTTCCGCACCGCCCTGCGCACCCTCCGATCCCATCGGCTCCGTTTCGCGATGCCCGCCCTCGCCGTCGTGCTCGGTGTGGCCTTCGTGACCGGGTCGCTGCTCTACGGCGACTCCGTCCAAGCGGCCGTGAACCGCGCACACTCCAACTCCCAGCCCGATGCGTCCGTCTCGATCACCGCGGACTCCGCTACCGCGGACACCGCCGAAGCACCCGCGCTCGATGACACCCTTCTGCGACGGCTGCGGGCGCTGCCGTCGGCGGGCGCGGCGCGCGGTGTGGTGGAGGGCCGCTCCTTCCTCGTCGGCTCCGACGGCACTCTGGTGGGCGACCTGTATCAGGCCGCGGGCGTCAACTACGTGCCCGACGACAGCGGCAAGGACGTCCGCTATCCGCTCACCGCGGGACACGGCCCCCGTGGCGCCACCGAGATCGCCGTCGACCGGCGGACCGCCGAGCGCGCCGGGTACCGGGTGGGAGCCAGGGTGCGCATCGTGGTGAACGGCACGGCCCGCGACGCGCGGCTGGTCGGCGTCTTCACCGCCCATGACAGCCGTGTGGACTCCGGCGGTACGCTCACCGCCTTCGACACCGCCACCGCACAACGGCACTTCGCCCCCACGCCGAACGGCTACTCGGCGATCACCCTGACCGCCGCCGACGGCACGTCGGATGCCCAACTCGCCGAACAGGCACAGAAGTTGCTGCCGCCCGGGCTGCGGGCGGTCACCCGCGCGGATCTGGAGTCCGGCGCCGCCTCCGAGCAGGACTCGGACAAGCTCACCACACTGCTGCTGAGCTTCGCCGGTGTCGCCCTGTTCGTCTCCACCTTCCTGGTCGCCAACACCTTCACCATGCTCAGCGCGGCCCGTGCCCGGGAACACGCGCTGCTGCGGGCGGTCGGCGCCACCAGGAACCACGTGATGCGGATGGTCCTGGCCGAGGCCGCCCTGGTCGGCACGGCCGCCTCGGCCATCGGTTACGGGCTGGGCATCGGCGCCGCGAACCTGCTGGGCAGCCTGTTCGACGCCTCCGGTGCGGGGAGCGCCACCGTGCAGGCGTGGTCCGCCAAGCCGCTGATCGCGGCCTTCGCCGTCGGCATCGGCGTCACCGTCCTCGCCGCCTACGTCCCGGCCCGCCGGGCGGCGGCCGTACCGCCCGTGGCGGCGCTGCGGACCGTCCAGCCGTCCAGCGCCGCCTCGCTGCGCCGCCGCAACACCATCGGGCTGATCGTCACCGCGTGCGGGGCGCTGCTGGTCGCGGCCGCCGTCGGCGAGCCGGACCTCCTCTTCGGTGCCGTGCCGCTGCTGCTGGTCGGCCTGATCGTCCTCACTCCGCTGCTCGCCCTGGGCGTCACCGGGCTGCTGCGCTCCCCGCTGACCCGGCTGGCGGGCATCCGGGGCAAGCTGGCGGTGGAGAACGCCCGCCGCAATCCACGGCGTACGGCGGCCACGGCGACCACCCTGATGGTCGGTCTGGCGATGGTCACCGCCGTCACCGTGGTCGTCACCTCCGTGAACCGCTTCGATGAGCAGGAGGTGGACAGCTCCATGACCTCGGACCTGCGGATCACGGCCGTCGACTTCGGGGAGATCGGCGAGGGCACGACGGCCCGGGTGCGGCGGCTCGCCGACGCCGAGGCCGTCACACCCGTCATCCAGACCTACCTCGACATCCCCCACACGACGTCCCTGGACGTCACCGCGGTCGACCCCGCCGCGGTGGAACGCGCGGCGTCGCTCTCCGTCCGCGAGGGGTCGCTGGACCGCCTCGGCCATGGCATCGCCGTCACCGAGGAGCTGGCCACCGCCCACGGCTGGCGGCTCGGCTCCCGCGTCAGCGGCACCTTCACCGACGCGAGCGCGCATACGCCGGGCACCCGCACCAGCCTGCCCGTCGTGGCCATCTACGACGGCCCGGACGATCTGAGCCCCGCCCTCGTCTCCGACCGCGCCCTGCCACGTCCGACCGGCGCCGAGGACCGGCCGACCATCAGCTCGGTCCTGGTCAAGGCCGCCCCCGGCCGCACCGCCGCGCTCCGGGAGGAGATCCGGCGCACCCTGGACAACCCGGCGCTGCTCGTCGAGGACCACGCCGACGCGAGGGCCGCCGCCACCGCGCGGACCGCGCCGTTCCTCAACATCATGTACGCCATGCTCAGCGTCACCGTGCTGATCGGCGCCCTCGGGGTGGTCAACACGATGGGCATGGCCGTCTTCGAGCGGGTGCGGGAGATCGGACTTCTGCGGGCCATCGGGCTGGACCGCGCCGGCGTGGGATCGGTGCTGCGCCTGGAGTCGGTGACCATCTCCCTCTTCGGCTCCGCGCTCGGTGTCGTCGCCGGTACGGCCATCGGCGCGGCGGCCGTCCTCGGCCAGGAGGTCCTTCCGCTCGTCATCCCGTGGGACCGGGCGGCCCTCTTCTTCGTCGCGAGCGCCGCGATCGGTGTTCTCGCCTCGCTCTGGCCGGGACGTCAGGCCGCACGCCTCCCGGTGCTGGAGGCCATCGGCGCGGACACCGAATGA
- a CDS encoding FHA domain-containing protein produces the protein MTTPPGSDRPATGRAPAARHPATGRPAAGGRLLPAAHGSLARGATAPVPGTAFALALTGGMTLGPGDGRELLFGRNRPEVHVCVGEDDPQVSRCQGSLTHRHGRWWVTNSGRLPLRFPTRLLFTGEEPLPLESGYTPLFVRGSRDREHLLEVFVSGPEAERPVALPGEVTRPPRVWVLTDEEKLALVVLGQRYLLHEPRPQPLTWKQTAAQLAELRPGEGWREKRVEHLVNGVRMMLSRDGVPWLTREEVGEPVGNALNDHLIRALMMSTTLVPPDLALIDAA, from the coding sequence ATGACCACGCCTCCCGGCAGCGACCGCCCTGCCACCGGCCGGGCCCCCGCCGCCCGCCACCCCGCCACCGGCCGTCCCGCCGCGGGCGGCCGCCTCCTGCCCGCCGCACACGGCAGCCTGGCCCGCGGTGCGACCGCGCCGGTGCCGGGCACCGCCTTCGCCCTCGCGCTGACCGGTGGCATGACCCTGGGCCCCGGCGACGGCCGTGAGCTGCTCTTCGGGCGGAACCGCCCCGAGGTGCACGTCTGTGTGGGCGAGGACGACCCCCAGGTCAGCCGCTGCCAGGGCAGCCTGACCCACCGCCATGGCCGCTGGTGGGTCACCAACAGCGGCCGGCTGCCCCTCCGCTTCCCGACGCGGCTGCTCTTCACGGGCGAGGAGCCACTGCCCCTCGAGAGCGGCTACACCCCGCTGTTCGTCCGGGGCTCGCGCGACCGTGAGCATCTGCTGGAGGTGTTCGTCAGCGGTCCCGAGGCCGAGCGGCCGGTAGCCCTGCCCGGCGAGGTCACCCGCCCGCCTCGGGTATGGGTGCTCACCGACGAGGAGAAGCTCGCGCTCGTCGTCCTCGGCCAGCGGTATCTGCTCCATGAACCCCGGCCGCAGCCCCTCACCTGGAAGCAGACGGCCGCCCAGCTCGCGGAGTTGCGCCCCGGCGAGGGCTGGCGGGAAAAGCGCGTCGAGCACCTGGTCAACGGGGTCCGCATGATGCTCTCCCGGGACGGAGTGCCCTGGCTGACCCGCGAGGAGGTCGGTGAGCCGGTCGGCAACGCGCTCAACGACCATCTGATCCGAGCCCTGATGATGTCGACCACGCTCGTCCCCCCGGACCTGGCCCTGATCGACGCCGCCTGA